Proteins encoded together in one Staphylococcus aureus window:
- the ruvX gene encoding Holliday junction resolvase RuvX: MLQHKILGLDVGSRTVGIAISDIMGWTAQGLDTLRINEENNELGIDQLVDIIKKHNVGTVVIGLPKNMNNSIGFRGEASLTYKEKLLEAYPSIEIVMWDERLSTMAAERSLLEADVSRQKRKQVIDKMAAVFILQGYLDSLH; the protein is encoded by the coding sequence ATGTTACAACATAAAATTTTAGGACTCGATGTCGGTAGTAGAACGGTAGGAATTGCAATTAGTGATATAATGGGTTGGACGGCACAAGGATTAGACACACTCCGAATCAATGAAGAAAATAATGAATTAGGTATTGACCAATTAGTAGACATTATTAAAAAACATAATGTGGGTACAGTCGTAATAGGACTACCTAAAAACATGAATAATTCAATAGGATTTCGAGGCGAAGCTTCGTTAACATATAAAGAAAAATTATTAGAAGCTTATCCTTCTATTGAGATTGTGATGTGGGATGAAAGATTAAGCACAATGGCTGCTGAACGATCATTATTAGAAGCAGATGTTTCAAGACAAAAAAGAAAACAAGTGATTGATAAAATGGCAGCGGTATTTATTTTACAAGGCTATTTAGATTCACTACATTAA
- a CDS encoding tetratricopeptide repeat protein, which yields MIDQQTIYQYIQNGKIEEALQALFGNIEENPTIIENYINAGIVLADANEIEKAERFFQKALTIDPKNGVVFFNLANVYYNQQRYQEAIKLYQQALQTEIEQVDCNYMIGMAFNQLESFKLALPYLMTAAELDKDKDAEVQFQYGLVLCQLEMFNEAITQLKHVLTIDKNHVDARYNLGLALFMKNEDIDEAITHFKEAVTIDPKHLLSQHALKTFTKMKEEE from the coding sequence ATGATAGATCAACAAACAATTTATCAATACATACAAAATGGAAAAATAGAAGAAGCGTTACAAGCATTGTTCGGAAATATCGAAGAAAATCCTACAATTATTGAAAATTATATTAATGCTGGTATCGTACTTGCTGATGCGAATGAGATTGAAAAGGCAGAGCGTTTTTTCCAAAAAGCTTTAACAATAGATCCGAAGAATGGCGTCGTATTTTTTAATCTAGCAAATGTATATTATAATCAGCAACGTTATCAAGAAGCTATTAAATTATATCAACAAGCATTACAAACAGAGATTGAACAAGTTGATTGTAATTATATGATCGGTATGGCGTTTAATCAGTTAGAATCATTTAAGCTGGCATTGCCGTATTTAATGACTGCTGCGGAACTAGATAAAGACAAAGATGCAGAAGTTCAATTTCAATATGGTCTTGTATTATGTCAATTAGAAATGTTTAATGAAGCCATAACTCAACTTAAACATGTATTAACGATTGATAAAAATCATGTTGATGCAAGATACAATTTGGGCTTAGCGTTATTTATGAAAAATGAAGATATTGATGAAGCAATAACTCATTTTAAAGAAGCTGTGACTATCGACCCTAAACACTTATTAAGTCAGCATGCGCTGAAAACATTCACTAAAATGAAAGAGGAGGAGTAA
- a CDS encoding ATP-dependent RecD-like DNA helicase encodes MSDPTLFDYSMIKGTVEAILFQNSDNFYTVLKVDTIETNEDFDTMPTVVGFLPNIVEGDVYTFKGQVVDHPRYGKQLKAETFEKEMPQTKEAIISYLSSDLFKGVGKKTAQNIVNTLGDNAINDILDDHSVLEKVSGLSKKKQKQIAEQISANQESEKIMIRLHDLGFGPKLSMAIYQFYLGDTLTILDRNPYQLIYDIKGIGFNKADQLARNIGIAYNDNERLKAALLYTLEEECIKQGHTYLPINVVIDLTVDVLNYQDEEVIEPEKLDEMLQYLNEEKRLIIDNEQVAIPSLYYSEIKSVQNLFRIKTHTNKLTEIEQSDLQMHIGEIEDANQVNYAASQKEALQTAINSKVMLLTGGPGTGKTTVIKGIVELYAEIHGLSLDYDDYVNDDYPVVLAAPTGRASKRLQESTGLEAMTIHRLIGWNQDTKPEDILENEINARLIIIDEMSMVDTWLFHQFLSAVPLDAQLIFVGDEDQLPSVGPGQVFKDLIESKAIPRVNLTEVYRQQDGSSIIELAHRMKLGQKIDITQRFHDRSFINCQANQIPTVVEKVVTSAVNKGYTMADIQVLAPMYKGNAGIKRLNQVLQDILNPKKKDTREIEFGDVVFRKGDKVLQLVNRPNDNIFNGDIGVIVGIFWAKENALNKDVLVVDFEGNEITFTKQDMMELTHAYCTSIHKSQGSEFPIVIMPIVKQYFRMLQRPILYTGLTRAKTSLVLLGDPEAFDIGLKTNGQARLTQLCTLLKNYFNSEDEEMLENTATNDTGASQTTIDDQVEAPMSSNDSEEVMSDSTKTDTNVLTEATMFKIDPMINMGEITPYDFIER; translated from the coding sequence ATGTCAGACCCTACACTATTTGATTATTCAATGATCAAAGGTACTGTTGAAGCGATATTGTTTCAAAACAGTGATAATTTTTATACAGTGCTTAAAGTAGATACTATTGAAACAAATGAAGACTTTGATACAATGCCAACTGTTGTAGGGTTTCTTCCGAATATTGTTGAAGGCGATGTCTACACATTTAAAGGGCAAGTTGTTGATCATCCACGTTATGGTAAACAATTAAAAGCAGAGACTTTTGAAAAAGAAATGCCACAAACGAAAGAAGCAATTATAAGTTATTTATCTAGTGATTTGTTTAAAGGTGTAGGTAAAAAGACAGCTCAAAATATTGTTAATACATTAGGTGACAATGCGATAAATGATATATTAGATGACCATTCAGTGCTAGAAAAAGTTTCGGGATTATCTAAAAAGAAACAGAAACAAATTGCAGAACAAATTTCAGCAAATCAAGAATCTGAAAAAATAATGATTCGTTTACATGATTTAGGGTTTGGTCCTAAACTTTCAATGGCAATTTATCAGTTTTATCTCGGCGATACACTGACTATTTTAGATCGAAATCCATATCAATTGATTTATGATATTAAAGGTATTGGTTTTAATAAAGCAGATCAACTTGCTAGAAATATTGGTATCGCTTATAACGATAATGAACGATTAAAAGCTGCGTTGCTCTATACGTTAGAAGAAGAATGTATTAAACAGGGACATACATATTTGCCTATCAATGTTGTTATAGATTTAACGGTTGATGTATTAAATTATCAAGATGAAGAGGTCATCGAACCTGAAAAATTAGACGAAATGTTGCAATACTTAAATGAGGAAAAACGACTAATTATTGACAATGAACAAGTTGCAATTCCAAGTTTGTATTATTCTGAAATCAAAAGTGTTCAAAACTTATTCAGAATAAAGACGCATACAAATAAACTTACAGAAATTGAACAGTCAGATTTACAAATGCATATTGGTGAAATAGAAGATGCGAATCAAGTGAACTATGCAGCTTCACAAAAAGAAGCTTTGCAAACGGCTATCAATTCTAAGGTGATGCTATTAACCGGTGGACCGGGAACAGGAAAAACGACAGTAATTAAAGGTATTGTTGAATTATATGCTGAGATTCATGGCTTATCATTAGATTATGATGATTATGTCAATGATGATTATCCAGTTGTATTAGCAGCGCCAACAGGAAGAGCGTCTAAGAGACTACAAGAGTCAACTGGATTAGAAGCAATGACGATTCATCGTTTAATAGGTTGGAATCAAGACACAAAGCCAGAGGATATATTAGAAAATGAAATAAACGCACGACTCATAATCATTGATGAGATGTCTATGGTAGATACTTGGTTGTTCCACCAATTTTTAAGTGCAGTTCCTTTAGATGCACAATTGATATTTGTAGGTGATGAGGACCAATTGCCTTCTGTAGGTCCTGGTCAAGTATTTAAAGATTTAATTGAATCGAAAGCTATACCACGAGTAAATCTGACTGAAGTATATCGTCAACAAGATGGTTCAAGCATTATAGAATTAGCACATCGAATGAAGTTGGGTCAGAAAATTGATATTACACAGCGTTTTCATGATAGAAGTTTTATTAACTGTCAGGCAAACCAAATACCAACAGTTGTTGAGAAGGTAGTTACTAGTGCTGTTAATAAAGGGTATACTATGGCTGATATTCAAGTGCTTGCACCAATGTATAAAGGAAATGCCGGTATTAAACGTTTAAATCAAGTTTTACAAGATATTTTAAACCCTAAAAAGAAAGACACACGAGAAATTGAGTTTGGTGATGTAGTCTTTAGAAAAGGTGACAAAGTATTACAACTTGTTAATAGGCCAAATGATAACATATTCAATGGTGACATAGGAGTTATTGTTGGTATTTTTTGGGCGAAAGAAAATGCCCTTAATAAAGATGTACTTGTTGTGGATTTTGAAGGTAATGAAATTACATTTACGAAACAAGATATGATGGAATTAACACATGCTTATTGTACATCAATCCATAAATCACAAGGTTCAGAATTTCCTATTGTTATCATGCCTATTGTTAAACAGTATTTTAGAATGTTACAAAGACCGATATTATATACTGGTTTAACTAGAGCGAAAACGAGTTTAGTTTTACTTGGTGATCCGGAAGCATTTGATATTGGATTGAAAACAAATGGTCAAGCGCGTTTAACACAATTATGTACATTGTTGAAAAATTATTTTAATTCAGAAGATGAAGAAATGCTGGAAAACACAGCAACTAATGATACAGGAGCTTCACAAACGACAATAGATGATCAAGTAGAAGCGCCAATGTCATCGAATGATAGTGAAGAAGTTATGTCTGATTCAACAAAAACAGATACAAATGTATTAACGGAAGCTACAATGTTTAAAATTGACCCAATGATTAATATGGGAGAAATCACGCCGTATGACTTTATAGAACGTTGA
- a CDS encoding peptidase U32 family protein translates to MTELLVTPKSLSHMETLIDLGADAFVIGEQKFGLRLPGEFNRQQMTEAVALAHKNDKKVYAAVNGLFHNYHLDAVEDYINFLHEIRVDRIIFGDPAVVMYVKAQENPIPLHWNAETLVTNHFQCNYWGKRGASRAVLARELNLDEIINIKENSNVEIEVQVQGMTCMFQSKRMLLGNYYTFQDRQMKIERRNDEQSLLLYDEERQNNYPVYEDYNGTHIMSPNDICLIEELAPFFEAGIDSFKIDGILQTEEYINVVTEQYRQAIDLYNEDPEIYEDEKFMLMDPIEEIQPDHRPFDEGFLYKQTVY, encoded by the coding sequence ATGACAGAATTACTTGTCACACCCAAGTCATTAAGCCATATGGAAACACTTATTGATTTAGGTGCAGATGCTTTTGTAATTGGCGAGCAAAAGTTTGGTTTAAGACTTCCAGGGGAATTCAATAGACAACAAATGACAGAGGCTGTCGCATTAGCTCACAAAAACGATAAAAAAGTATATGCGGCAGTGAATGGATTATTTCATAATTATCATTTAGATGCTGTAGAAGATTATATTAATTTTTTACATGAAATACGAGTTGACAGAATTATTTTCGGGGATCCAGCAGTAGTAATGTATGTGAAGGCGCAAGAAAATCCAATACCACTTCATTGGAATGCAGAGACGTTAGTAACTAATCATTTTCAATGTAATTACTGGGGTAAAAGAGGCGCATCAAGAGCTGTCTTAGCACGTGAGCTGAATTTGGATGAAATTATTAATATAAAAGAAAATTCAAATGTGGAAATTGAGGTGCAAGTTCAAGGAATGACTTGTATGTTTCAATCAAAGCGTATGCTACTAGGCAATTATTATACGTTCCAAGATCGCCAAATGAAAATTGAACGTCGCAATGATGAACAATCTTTATTACTTTATGATGAAGAAAGACAAAATAATTACCCAGTTTACGAAGATTACAATGGTACGCACATTATGTCACCAAACGACATTTGTTTAATTGAAGAATTAGCACCATTTTTTGAGGCGGGTATAGATTCATTTAAAATCGATGGTATTCTACAAACGGAAGAATATATTAATGTGGTAACGGAACAGTATCGTCAAGCGATAGATTTGTACAATGAAGATCCTGAAATCTATGAAGATGAGAAATTTATGTTGATGGATCCAATTGAAGAAATTCAACCTGATCATCGACCATTTGACGAAGGTTTCTTATATAAACAAACAGTATATTAA
- a CDS encoding IreB family regulatory phosphoprotein: MENFDKTMKFDYEELPTQDVRDVLNNVYRTLDERGYNAVNQIVGYLLSGDPAYIPRQNEARNQIRHIDRDVIMEELVSYYLKEQNK, encoded by the coding sequence ATGGAAAACTTTGATAAAACAATGAAATTCGACTATGAAGAACTTCCAACGCAAGATGTAAGAGATGTTTTAAATAATGTTTATCGAACATTAGATGAACGAGGATATAATGCCGTAAACCAAATTGTAGGTTATTTATTATCAGGTGACCCTGCGTATATTCCACGCCAAAATGAAGCAAGAAATCAAATTCGTCATATTGATAGAGATGTTATTATGGAAGAGCTTGTTTCTTACTATTTAAAAGAGCAAAATAAATAA
- the alaS gene encoding alanine--tRNA ligase, with protein MKKLKASEIRQKYLDFFVEKGHMVEPSAPLVPIDDDTLLWINSGVATLKKYFDGRETPKKPRIVNSQKAIRTNDIENVGFTARHHTFFEMLGNFSIGDYFKQEAIEFAWEFLTSDKWMGMEPDKLYVTIHPEDMEAYNIWHKDIGLEESRIIRIEGNFWDIGEGPSGPNTEIFYDRGEAYGQDDPAEEMYPGGENERYLEVWNLVFSEFNHNKDHSYTPLPNKNIDTGMGLERMASVSQNVRTNYETDLFMPIMNEIEKVSGKQYLVNNEQDVAFKVIADHIRTIAFAISDGALPANEGRGYVLRRLLRRAVRFSQTLGINEPFMYKLVDIVADIMEPYYPNVKEKADFIKRVIKSEEERFHETLEDGLAILNELIKKAKATTNEINGKDAFKLYDTYGFPIELTEEIAVQAGLKVDMTTFESEMQQQRDRARQARQNSQSMQVQSEVLKNITSASTFVGYDTATAQTTLTHLIYNGEEVSQVEAGETVYFMLTETPFYAISGGQVADTGIVYNDNFEIAVSEVTKAPNGQNLHKGVVQFGQVNVGATVSAEVNQNDRRDIQKNHSATHLLHAALKSVLGDHVNQAGSLVEADRLRFDFSHFGPMTNDEIDQVERLVNEEIWKGIDVNIQEMDIASAKEMGAMALFGEKYGDVVRVVNMAPFSIELCGGIHVRNTSEIGLFKIVSESGTGAGVRRIEALTGKAAFLYLEDIQEKFNTMKSQLKVKSDDQVVDKLTQLQDEEKALLKQLEQRDKEITSLKMGNIEDQVEEINGYKVLVTEVDVPNAKAIRSTMDDFKSKLQDTIIILASNVDDKVSMVATVPKSLTNNVKAGDLIKQMAPIVGGKGGGRPDMAQGGGTQPENISKSLSFIKDYIKNL; from the coding sequence ATGAAAAAGTTAAAAGCGAGTGAAATTAGACAAAAATATCTAGATTTCTTTGTTGAAAAAGGACATATGGTTGAACCTTCTGCACCATTAGTGCCAATTGATGATGATACATTATTATGGATTAATTCAGGTGTAGCAACATTAAAGAAATATTTTGATGGACGTGAAACACCTAAAAAGCCAAGAATTGTAAACTCTCAAAAAGCTATTCGTACAAATGATATTGAAAATGTTGGTTTCACAGCGCGTCACCATACATTCTTTGAAATGTTAGGTAACTTCTCAATTGGTGATTATTTTAAACAAGAAGCGATTGAATTTGCTTGGGAATTTTTAACGAGTGATAAATGGATGGGTATGGAGCCAGATAAATTGTACGTTACGATTCATCCGGAAGATATGGAAGCATACAACATTTGGCATAAAGATATTGGGCTTGAAGAAAGTCGTATTATTCGCATTGAAGGTAACTTCTGGGATATTGGTGAAGGGCCTTCAGGACCGAACACTGAGATTTTCTATGATCGCGGAGAAGCATATGGACAAGACGATCCGGCAGAAGAAATGTATCCAGGTGGAGAAAATGAACGCTATCTTGAAGTATGGAACTTAGTATTTAGTGAATTCAATCATAATAAAGATCATAGTTACACACCATTACCTAATAAAAATATTGATACTGGCATGGGGCTTGAGCGTATGGCCTCAGTTTCTCAAAATGTACGTACTAACTATGAAACAGATTTATTTATGCCTATAATGAATGAAATCGAAAAAGTATCAGGTAAACAATATTTAGTAAACAACGAACAAGATGTGGCATTTAAAGTAATTGCTGACCACATTCGTACGATTGCATTTGCAATTTCTGATGGTGCATTACCTGCCAATGAAGGTAGAGGGTATGTATTACGTCGATTGTTACGTCGTGCCGTTCGTTTTAGTCAAACGTTAGGAATCAATGAGCCATTTATGTACAAACTTGTTGATATTGTTGCAGACATTATGGAACCATATTATCCAAATGTTAAGGAAAAAGCAGATTTCATTAAGCGTGTTATAAAGTCTGAAGAAGAACGATTCCATGAAACATTAGAAGATGGTTTAGCGATTTTAAATGAATTAATTAAAAAAGCTAAAGCGACAACAAATGAAATTAATGGGAAAGATGCATTTAAATTGTATGATACGTATGGGTTCCCAATTGAATTAACTGAAGAAATAGCAGTGCAAGCAGGATTGAAAGTTGATATGACAACATTCGAGTCAGAAATGCAACAACAACGTGATCGTGCACGTCAAGCACGTCAAAATTCTCAATCAATGCAAGTTCAAAGTGAAGTATTGAAAAATATTACATCTGCAAGTACTTTTGTTGGTTATGATACTGCGACAGCTCAAACAACACTAACACACTTGATATACAATGGTGAAGAAGTTTCACAAGTTGAAGCGGGTGAAACAGTATACTTCATGTTAACGGAAACACCATTTTATGCAATCAGTGGTGGACAAGTTGCGGATACAGGTATTGTTTATAATGACAATTTTGAAATTGCTGTTAGTGAAGTAACCAAAGCACCAAATGGTCAAAACTTGCATAAAGGAGTAGTACAATTTGGCCAAGTAAATGTTGGCGCTACAGTGTCTGCTGAAGTGAACCAAAATGATCGACGTGACATTCAAAAGAACCATAGTGCAACACATTTATTACATGCAGCGTTGAAATCAGTACTGGGTGATCATGTTAACCAAGCTGGTTCACTAGTAGAAGCAGATCGTTTACGTTTTGATTTCTCTCATTTTGGTCCAATGACTAATGATGAAATTGATCAAGTTGAACGCTTAGTAAATGAAGAAATTTGGAAAGGTATTGACGTTAACATTCAAGAAATGGATATTGCTTCAGCTAAAGAAATGGGCGCAATGGCATTATTCGGTGAAAAATATGGTGATGTTGTGCGTGTAGTAAATATGGCACCATTTTCAATTGAATTATGTGGTGGTATTCATGTCCGCAATACTTCTGAAATTGGCTTATTCAAAATAGTAAGTGAGTCAGGTACAGGAGCTGGTGTGCGTCGTATTGAAGCATTAACAGGTAAAGCAGCTTTCTTATATTTAGAAGATATTCAAGAGAAATTTAATACGATGAAATCACAGCTGAAAGTGAAATCTGATGATCAAGTAGTCGATAAGTTAACACAATTACAAGATGAAGAAAAAGCATTATTAAAACAATTAGAGCAACGTGACAAAGAAATCACATCACTTAAAATGGGTAATATTGAAGATCAAGTTGAAGAAATCAATGGCTATAAAGTATTGGTTACTGAAGTGGATGTACCAAATGCGAAAGCAATTCGCTCGACAATGGACGATTTTAAATCTAAACTACAAGATACAATTATCATTCTTGCAAGTAATGTTGATGATAAAGTATCGATGGTTGCAACTGTCCCTAAATCTTTAACAAATAACGTTAAAGCCGGTGATCTTATCAAACAAATGGCACCAATCGTTGGTGGTAAAGGTGGCGGTCGTCCAGATATGGCTCAAGGTGGCGGTACACAACCTGAAAATATCTCAAAATCATTAAGCTTTATTAAAGATTACATTAAAAATCTATAA
- a CDS encoding U32 family peptidase yields the protein MKTIEEIKSTPKTVMKKPELLAPAGNLEKLKIAVHYGADAVFLGGQEYGLRSNADNFTMEEIAEGVEFANRYGAKIYVTTNIIAHDENIEGLESYLRNLEKTGATGIIVADPLIIETCKEVAPKLEIHLSTQQSLSNYKAVEYWKEEGLDRVVLARETGAMEMREMKEKVDIEIEAFIHGAMCIAYSGRCTLSNHMTARDSNRGGCCQSCRWDYELLEVDDNGELDVFYNQGEVTPFAMSPKDLKLIESIPQMMDIGVDSLKIEGRMKSIHYIATVVSVYRKVIDAYAADPDNFKINPEWLIELDKCANRDTAPAFFEGTPGYEEQMFGQQQSKKSPFDFCGLVLDYNEDTKIATIQQRNNFKPGQEIEFFGPEIETFTQVVEAIYDEEGNSLDAARHPLQIVQIKVDRPIYPNNMMRKEIG from the coding sequence ATGAAGACAATAGAAGAGATTAAATCAACTCCTAAAACAGTTATGAAGAAACCAGAATTATTAGCACCTGCTGGAAACTTAGAAAAGTTAAAAATAGCAGTACATTATGGCGCTGATGCCGTATTTTTAGGTGGTCAAGAATATGGATTACGTTCAAATGCTGATAATTTCACGATGGAAGAAATAGCTGAAGGTGTTGAATTTGCGAACCGTTACGGTGCCAAAATTTATGTTACGACAAATATTATTGCACATGATGAGAATATTGAAGGTCTAGAATCATATTTGCGTAATTTGGAAAAGACTGGTGCGACAGGTATCATTGTTGCAGATCCTTTAATTATCGAAACATGTAAAGAAGTTGCGCCAAAACTTGAAATTCATTTATCTACTCAACAATCACTTTCTAATTACAAAGCTGTAGAATATTGGAAAGAAGAAGGATTGGATCGTGTTGTATTAGCACGTGAGACCGGCGCGATGGAAATGCGTGAAATGAAGGAAAAAGTAGATATTGAAATCGAAGCATTTATTCATGGTGCTATGTGTATCGCCTATTCAGGTAGATGTACATTAAGTAATCATATGACTGCAAGGGATTCCAACAGAGGCGGTTGCTGTCAAAGTTGCCGTTGGGATTATGAATTATTAGAAGTTGATGATAATGGTGAACTTGATGTTTTTTATAATCAAGGTGAAGTTACACCGTTTGCGATGAGTCCTAAAGATTTAAAATTAATCGAATCAATTCCTCAAATGATGGATATTGGTGTGGACTCATTAAAAATTGAAGGACGTATGAAGTCAATTCATTATATTGCAACAGTTGTCTCAGTATATCGTAAAGTCATTGATGCGTATGCGGCAGATCCTGACAACTTTAAGATTAATCCGGAATGGTTAATAGAGTTAGATAAATGTGCAAATAGAGACACTGCACCAGCATTCTTTGAGGGAACACCTGGTTATGAAGAACAGATGTTTGGTCAACAACAATCTAAAAAATCACCATTTGATTTTTGTGGTTTGGTATTAGACTATAATGAAGATACAAAAATTGCGACTATTCAACAACGAAATAACTTTAAACCAGGTCAAGAAATAGAATTCTTTGGTCCAGAAATTGAAACATTTACACAAGTAGTAGAAGCAATTTATGATGAAGAAGGTAACAGCTTAGACGCGGCGCGCCATCCATTACAAATCGTTCAAATTAAAGTGGATCGCCCGATATATCCAAACAACATGATGAGAAAGGAAATTGGCTAA
- a CDS encoding DUF1292 domain-containing protein — MTEHNHDSQLEINNEEELLTLFDEEGNEVLYRKVLEFYHPEFKKEYVILAEEGAQSDEDDMIELVPMINEPDESGDGGKLVPIETDEEWDMIEEVVNTEMEE; from the coding sequence ATGACTGAACATAATCATGATTCACAACTAGAAATTAATAACGAAGAAGAATTATTAACTTTATTCGATGAAGAGGGAAATGAAGTTTTATACCGAAAAGTTTTAGAATTTTATCATCCTGAATTCAAAAAAGAGTATGTTATCTTAGCTGAAGAAGGTGCTCAATCAGATGAAGACGATATGATTGAGCTTGTACCAATGATCAATGAACCAGATGAGTCAGGTGACGGTGGTAAGTTAGTACCAATCGAAACTGATGAAGAATGGGACATGATTGAAGAAGTTGTAAATACTGAAATGGAAGAATAA
- the udk gene encoding uridine kinase — translation MKATTIIGIAGGSGSGKTTVTNEIMKNLEGHSVALLAQDYYYKDQKHLTFDERLETNYDHPFAFDNDLLIENLKDLKNGKAVEVPTYDYASHTRSDITIDFKPKDVIIVEGIFALENKVLRDMMDVKIYVDTDADLRILRRLTRDTKERGRSMDSVINQYLSVVRPMHDQFIEPTKKYADIIIPEGGSNKVAIDIMTTKIQSLVSKQ, via the coding sequence ATGAAAGCTACTACAATCATTGGCATAGCTGGTGGATCTGGCTCAGGAAAAACAACTGTAACTAACGAAATTATGAAAAACTTAGAAGGTCATAGTGTCGCTTTACTTGCTCAAGATTACTATTATAAAGATCAAAAGCACTTGACTTTCGACGAGCGCCTAGAAACCAATTATGACCATCCATTTGCATTCGATAATGATTTATTAATTGAAAATCTTAAAGACTTGAAAAATGGTAAAGCAGTAGAAGTACCGACATATGATTATGCTAGTCATACAAGAAGTGACATTACCATTGATTTTAAACCTAAAGATGTTATTATCGTAGAAGGCATTTTCGCTTTAGAAAATAAGGTATTACGTGATATGATGGATGTTAAAATATATGTTGATACAGATGCAGACTTGAGAATATTACGCCGTTTAACACGAGATACTAAAGAGCGTGGGCGTTCAATGGACTCTGTTATCAATCAATATTTAAGTGTTGTTAGACCTATGCATGACCAATTTATTGAACCGACTAAGAAATATGCTGATATAATTATTCCTGAAGGTGGGAGCAATAAAGTTGCAATAGATATTATGACAACAAAAATTCAGTCTTTAGTTAGCAAGCAATAG
- a CDS encoding O-methyltransferase produces the protein MDDLNKKYLIDLHQHQNSSIEVLREFAEVNEVPIVDRLTLDLIKQLIRMNNVKNILEIGTAIGYSSMQFASISDDIHVTTIERNETMIQYAKQNLATYHFENQVRIIEGNALEQFENVNDKVYDMIFIDAAKAQSKKFFEIYTPLLKHQGLVITDNVLYHGFVSDIGIVRSRNVRQMVKKVQDYNEWLIKQPGYTTNFLNIDDGLAISIKGE, from the coding sequence ATGGATGACCTAAATAAAAAATATTTAATAGATTTACATCAACATCAAAATAGTTCAATCGAAGTTTTGCGTGAATTTGCCGAGGTAAATGAAGTGCCAATTGTAGATCGTTTAACATTAGATTTAATTAAGCAATTAATTCGTATGAATAATGTTAAAAATATTTTAGAAATTGGTACAGCAATCGGCTATAGTTCTATGCAATTCGCTTCTATATCTGATGACATTCATGTCACAACGATAGAGCGTAATGAAACGATGATTCAATATGCTAAACAAAATTTAGCTACTTATCATTTTGAAAACCAGGTTCGAATTATTGAAGGTAATGCTTTAGAGCAATTTGAAAATGTAAATGACAAAGTTTATGATATGATATTTATTGATGCAGCAAAAGCGCAATCAAAGAAATTTTTTGAAATATATACACCACTTTTAAAGCACCAAGGTCTCGTAATTACAGATAATGTTTTATATCACGGTTTTGTATCGGATATTGGGATTGTTAGATCGAGAAATGTAAGACAAATGGTTAAAAAGGTTCAAGATTATAATGAGTGGTTAATAAAGCAACCAGGATATACAACGAATTTTTTAAATATAGACGATGGATTAGCGATTTCAATTAAAGGAGAATGA